A single genomic interval of Streptomyces graminofaciens harbors:
- a CDS encoding FAD-dependent monooxygenase has product MTSSPLPSQGGRRALIVGSGISGLAAALSLHRAGWQPLIIERAPQRRTGGYFVRFNGPGYTAAERLGILESLPDRRDPAGRMFEVDSRGRLTPGLAFPEQVNGTPLRMLLRSDLERVLYEAVQDLVEIRYGTGPATITQDRDQVTVTLTDGSVESADLLIGADGIHSTVRSMVFGPEDLYRKDFDHVVAACVMDGPLPGLQEGDSAVATAPGRSAWINSYRDHPPVAFLLYRTDWPAAEIRKKPSAALREAFDGFGGDLVPAMLEAMDRSESVLFDQVSQIHLTRWSQGRVVLLGDSAWCMTLHSGQGSGMGIAGGELLARLVTEHGDLPTALGSWEQRLRPHVTRYQKEALLLQHFFMPANRFGRVARSTLIRAVSTPVGAKLGKALMG; this is encoded by the coding sequence ATGACCTCTTCGCCACTCCCCTCACAGGGCGGTCGTCGCGCCCTCATCGTCGGATCCGGCATCTCCGGTCTGGCCGCGGCCCTGAGCCTGCACCGGGCCGGCTGGCAGCCTCTGATCATCGAGCGGGCCCCTCAGCGCCGCACCGGCGGCTACTTCGTCCGCTTCAACGGCCCCGGCTACACCGCCGCAGAACGCCTGGGCATCCTGGAGTCGCTCCCGGACCGCCGCGACCCCGCAGGGCGCATGTTCGAAGTCGACTCCCGCGGCCGTCTCACACCGGGCCTGGCCTTTCCCGAACAGGTCAACGGCACCCCGCTGCGGATGCTGCTGCGCAGCGACCTGGAACGTGTCCTGTACGAGGCCGTCCAGGACCTGGTGGAGATCCGCTACGGCACCGGGCCCGCGACCATCACCCAGGACCGCGACCAGGTGACGGTGACACTCACCGACGGGTCCGTGGAGAGCGCGGACCTGCTCATCGGCGCCGACGGCATCCACTCCACCGTCCGTTCCATGGTCTTCGGCCCCGAGGACCTCTACCGCAAGGACTTCGACCACGTCGTGGCCGCCTGCGTCATGGACGGCCCGCTGCCCGGCCTGCAGGAGGGCGACAGCGCGGTGGCCACTGCCCCCGGGCGCTCCGCCTGGATCAACAGCTACCGCGACCACCCCCCGGTCGCCTTCCTGCTGTACCGCACCGACTGGCCCGCCGCCGAGATCCGCAAGAAGCCCTCGGCCGCCCTGCGCGAGGCGTTCGACGGCTTCGGCGGGGACCTCGTGCCCGCGATGCTGGAGGCGATGGACCGCTCCGAGTCCGTCCTGTTCGACCAGGTCAGCCAGATCCACCTGACCCGCTGGAGCCAGGGCCGGGTGGTCCTGCTCGGTGACTCCGCCTGGTGCATGACCCTGCACTCCGGCCAGGGTTCCGGCATGGGCATCGCCGGCGGCGAACTCCTGGCCCGCCTGGTCACCGAACACGGCGACCTGCCCACCGCCCTGGGCAGCTGGGAACAGCGACTGCGCCCGCACGTCACCCGCTACCAGAAGGAAGCCCTGCTCCTGCAGCACTTCTTCATGCCCGCCAACCGTTTCGGCCGCGTCGCCCGCAGCACCCTGATCCGCGCGGTCTCCACCCCGGTCGGCGCCAAGCTCGGCAAAGCCCTGATGGGCTGA
- a CDS encoding nuclear transport factor 2 family protein, producing the protein MTTQTTETVADRYITLVDRAVHEPQALQELGSVFAPGATVQFGDLPPVTGLSDITEFYRNFYSEMADSKHVWTTTVLDDGTLEVRFIAAWRTTDGQLASQGAVEHVTVDASGLITQLRVLGPDTEIAG; encoded by the coding sequence ATGACCACTCAGACGACCGAGACCGTGGCCGATCGCTACATCACGCTCGTGGACCGCGCGGTGCACGAACCGCAGGCACTGCAGGAGCTCGGATCGGTGTTCGCGCCCGGGGCCACCGTGCAGTTCGGCGACCTCCCGCCGGTGACCGGCCTGTCCGACATCACGGAGTTCTACCGGAACTTCTACTCCGAGATGGCCGACAGCAAGCACGTGTGGACCACCACGGTGCTCGACGACGGGACACTCGAAGTCCGCTTCATAGCCGCCTGGCGCACCACCGACGGACAACTCGCGTCCCAGGGCGCCGTCGAGCACGTGACCGTCGACGCGAGCGGACTGATCACGCAGCTGCGGGTCCTCGGTCCCGATACGGAGATAGCAGGATGA
- a CDS encoding helix-turn-helix transcriptional regulator: protein MANNAEEIKKFLRARRDAVRPSQVGLANYPGRRVPGLRREEVAQLAGVSVDYYTRLEQGRLTSASEGVILSIAEALRLTPAETQYLRDLLRPQPRRGAEAAPPQQVRPELLRMLNGLHDQPAFVLGRRNEVLASNDLLDALFTPFNHRPANERNLLRWMLLDPAARSLYLDWAQVTSEVVGVLRAEAGRNPDDPQIAAFVAELRAVSSEFRTWWAERTVVERTWGSKRFNHPVVGRLDITYEALSLPGDPDQILFVYAGKTDDDLGKLRILASWYAQSVLHRAAGKDTAQSQPDEAAGQNSRHA from the coding sequence ATGGCGAACAATGCCGAGGAGATCAAGAAGTTCCTGCGCGCCCGGCGTGACGCGGTCCGCCCCTCGCAGGTCGGTCTGGCGAACTACCCGGGCCGGCGGGTGCCCGGTCTGCGCCGTGAGGAGGTCGCACAGCTCGCCGGGGTGAGCGTGGACTACTACACCCGCCTGGAGCAAGGTCGGCTCACCAGTGCCTCCGAGGGCGTCATCCTCTCCATCGCCGAGGCCCTCCGGCTCACCCCGGCCGAGACCCAGTACCTGCGCGACCTGCTGCGCCCCCAGCCCCGCCGCGGCGCGGAAGCGGCGCCGCCGCAGCAGGTGCGGCCGGAGCTGCTGCGCATGCTGAACGGGCTGCACGACCAGCCCGCCTTCGTCCTCGGCCGCCGCAACGAGGTCCTGGCCTCCAACGACCTCCTCGACGCGCTGTTCACCCCGTTCAACCACCGCCCGGCCAATGAGCGCAACCTGCTGCGCTGGATGCTCCTGGACCCAGCCGCCCGCTCCCTGTACCTGGACTGGGCACAGGTCACCTCCGAGGTCGTCGGCGTGCTGCGCGCCGAGGCCGGCCGCAACCCCGACGACCCGCAGATCGCCGCATTCGTCGCCGAGCTGCGTGCAGTCTCGTCTGAGTTCCGCACCTGGTGGGCCGAGCGGACCGTGGTCGAACGCACCTGGGGCAGCAAACGGTTCAACCACCCCGTCGTCGGCCGCCTCGACATCACCTACGAAGCCCTCTCCCTGCCGGGCGACCCCGACCAGATTCTTTTCGTCTACGCCGGCAAGACCGACGACGACCTCGGGAAGCTACGCATCCTCGCCAGCTGGTACGCCCAGTCCGTCCTTCACCGCGCCGCCGGCAAGGACACAGCCCAGTCGCAACCGGACGAGGCGGCCGGCCAGAACTCCCGCCACGCGTAG
- a CDS encoding oxidoreductase has product MTASQKVWFITGCSTGFGRALAREVLAAGHQAVVTARDVAQVKDLVEGNEQALALPLDVTDTAQVKEAVEAAEKHFGGIDVLVNNAGIGYFAAVEESTDDEIRRIFDINVFGLSDVIRAALPGMRARRSGTIVNFSSIGGLRAFPAVGYYVATKFAVEGLTDALRQEVAPLGITTLLVEPGPFRTDWAGRSAGETLPEREIADYADTVGAQRAGFRADAGKEPGDPRAAARAIITALAANPHPQRLLLGAPAYGMAIEQLESMLAEIRANEALTKSADFDA; this is encoded by the coding sequence GTGACTGCTTCGCAGAAGGTCTGGTTCATCACCGGCTGCTCGACCGGCTTCGGCCGCGCCCTGGCCCGGGAGGTCCTCGCCGCCGGCCACCAGGCGGTCGTCACCGCCCGCGACGTCGCTCAGGTCAAGGATCTCGTCGAAGGCAACGAGCAGGCGCTCGCGCTGCCCCTCGACGTGACCGACACCGCGCAGGTCAAGGAGGCCGTCGAGGCCGCGGAGAAGCACTTCGGCGGCATCGACGTGCTGGTCAACAACGCCGGCATCGGGTACTTCGCCGCCGTGGAGGAGAGCACCGACGACGAGATCCGCCGCATCTTCGACATCAACGTCTTCGGTCTGTCCGACGTCATCCGCGCGGCCCTGCCGGGCATGCGCGCGCGCCGCTCGGGAACGATCGTGAACTTCTCCTCCATCGGAGGACTGCGCGCCTTCCCGGCCGTCGGCTACTACGTCGCCACCAAGTTCGCCGTCGAGGGCCTGACCGACGCCCTACGCCAGGAGGTCGCCCCGCTGGGCATCACCACGCTGCTCGTGGAGCCCGGCCCCTTCCGCACCGACTGGGCCGGCCGGTCCGCGGGCGAGACGCTGCCCGAGCGGGAGATCGCCGACTACGCCGACACCGTCGGCGCGCAGCGTGCCGGGTTCCGCGCGGACGCCGGCAAGGAGCCCGGCGACCCCCGCGCCGCCGCCCGGGCGATCATCACCGCCCTGGCCGCCAACCCCCACCCCCAGCGCCTGCTGCTGGGCGCCCCGGCATACGGCATGGCGATCGAGCAGTTGGAGTCGATGCTCGCCGAGATCCGCGCGAACGAGGCACTGACCAAGTCGGCCGACTTCGACGCCTGA
- a CDS encoding alpha/beta fold hydrolase, producing the protein MNAHSAAATGDGPGGARISHGRAWIDQDAGVRIGYTLAEPPPLPEGAAPKTVVLIHGAPQTRHAWRKVLAPLAQAGYRVIAPDYRGAGASTKPRDGYDKWTMAADLHVLVHDHLGVQGPVSVVGHDLGSMLAFGYALRYRDGVVSLTTMEAPLPGTDYYEQRKVAKSAWHFDFHAHPDIAVHLTHGRERWYITRFFDDLTYQPDAITDADVDVYARAFQAPGAMRALCEIYRELDHDARIHRDAIAADGKLPVPVLASGGATQALAVNYQGMCEEIADDVTGHLVEDAGHWVPEENPEGFVRMFLDFDHRARTA; encoded by the coding sequence ATGAATGCGCACTCCGCCGCGGCCACCGGCGACGGGCCCGGTGGTGCCCGGATCAGCCACGGACGTGCCTGGATCGACCAGGACGCCGGAGTCCGTATCGGCTACACCCTCGCCGAACCGCCCCCGCTGCCCGAGGGCGCGGCGCCGAAGACGGTGGTGCTCATCCACGGCGCCCCGCAGACGCGGCATGCCTGGCGCAAGGTCCTCGCCCCGCTCGCGCAGGCCGGCTACCGCGTCATCGCCCCCGACTACCGAGGTGCCGGTGCGTCGACCAAGCCCCGCGACGGCTACGACAAGTGGACGATGGCCGCGGACCTGCACGTCCTTGTTCACGACCACCTCGGCGTTCAGGGGCCTGTCTCGGTGGTCGGCCATGACCTCGGCTCCATGCTGGCGTTCGGCTACGCCCTGCGCTACCGCGACGGCGTGGTCAGTCTCACCACCATGGAGGCACCGCTGCCCGGCACGGACTACTACGAGCAGCGCAAGGTCGCCAAGAGCGCCTGGCACTTCGACTTCCACGCCCACCCGGACATCGCCGTGCACCTCACCCACGGCCGGGAACGCTGGTACATCACACGGTTCTTCGACGACCTGACCTACCAGCCCGACGCGATCACCGACGCCGATGTGGACGTCTACGCGCGCGCCTTCCAGGCTCCCGGCGCGATGCGCGCCCTGTGCGAGATCTACCGGGAACTCGACCACGACGCCCGGATCCACCGCGACGCCATCGCCGCCGACGGCAAGCTCCCCGTCCCCGTCCTCGCCTCCGGCGGCGCCACCCAGGCACTGGCCGTCAACTACCAGGGCATGTGCGAGGAGATCGCCGACGACGTCACCGGCCACCTCGTCGAGGACGCCGGCCACTGGGTGCCCGAGGAGAACCCGGAGGGGTTCGTGCGCATGTTCCTCGACTTCGACCACCGCGCCCGCACCGCCTGA
- a CDS encoding SDR family oxidoreductase gives MANSHDNHLQGRVSVITGASSGIGAATARALAARGARVVLAARNVDKPNTLVTGIREAGGTASARSTDVTRLDDVEGLIEFAADEYGPVDHLVNNAGLTLFSKWSDRAVDDWDKMIDTNLRGCLHAISAVLPGMIARRSGHILNLGSVAGIRVGGASGVYSATKFFIRGITDSLRQEVGITHGIQVSMISPGVIDTGWADKVSNTEGKRIAQDLNEGAIHPDRVAGAVVYALDQPADVTVNDIVIHPTRQDW, from the coding sequence ATGGCGAACAGCCACGACAACCACCTCCAGGGCCGCGTCAGCGTCATCACCGGCGCCTCCTCCGGCATCGGCGCGGCCACCGCACGGGCCCTGGCCGCGCGCGGCGCCCGCGTCGTCCTCGCCGCCCGCAACGTCGACAAGCCCAACACCCTGGTCACCGGGATCCGGGAGGCCGGCGGTACCGCGAGCGCCCGCAGCACCGACGTCACCCGCCTGGACGATGTCGAAGGCCTGATCGAGTTCGCAGCCGACGAGTACGGCCCCGTCGACCACCTGGTCAACAACGCCGGCCTGACGCTCTTCTCCAAGTGGTCCGACCGTGCCGTCGACGACTGGGACAAGATGATCGACACCAATCTCCGCGGCTGCCTGCACGCCATCAGCGCCGTCCTGCCCGGAATGATCGCCCGTCGGTCGGGCCACATCCTCAACCTCGGCTCGGTGGCCGGCATCCGCGTCGGCGGCGCCAGCGGCGTCTACAGCGCCACCAAGTTCTTCATCCGCGGCATCACCGACAGCCTCCGCCAGGAAGTCGGCATCACCCACGGCATCCAGGTCTCCATGATCAGCCCCGGCGTCATCGACACCGGCTGGGCCGACAAGGTCTCCAACACCGAGGGCAAGAGAATCGCCCAGGACCTCAACGAGGGCGCCATCCACCCCGACCGCGTGGCCGGCGCCGTCGTCTACGCCCTCGACCAGCCCGCCGACGTCACCGTCAACGACATCGTCATCCACCCCACCCGTCAGGACTGGTAG
- a CDS encoding SDR family NAD(P)-dependent oxidoreductase produces MSSTASPRPLALVTGASAGIGFELAKLFAINGFDLIATGRSEHTNQAAADLAHHGVHVTPVRADLSHNEGVEAVWRAVQETGRPLEAAVLNAGRSIGGAFLDTDLDDELSLIQLNVASVVHLAKHVARHMAGNHRGRILITSSLSATLPTPYETVYGPSRAFTRMFALGLREELKEHGVSVTCLMPGATDSNFHSRAGMNNTAFGPGMKKNSRTEVARQGFLALMNGRAEVVGGDAATKRTAIEHRFLPETYKAARHAGKAKPRPAR; encoded by the coding sequence ATGAGCAGCACCGCCTCTCCCCGCCCCCTCGCCCTGGTGACCGGGGCCTCCGCGGGCATCGGCTTCGAGCTCGCCAAGCTGTTCGCCATCAACGGCTTCGACCTGATCGCCACCGGCCGCAGCGAGCACACCAACCAGGCGGCGGCCGACCTCGCACACCACGGCGTCCATGTCACCCCTGTACGCGCCGACCTCTCCCACAACGAGGGTGTCGAGGCGGTATGGCGGGCCGTGCAGGAGACCGGCCGGCCGCTGGAGGCCGCGGTCCTCAACGCCGGCCGCAGCATCGGCGGCGCCTTCCTCGACACCGACCTCGATGACGAACTCTCCCTCATCCAGCTGAACGTGGCCTCCGTCGTCCACCTGGCCAAGCACGTCGCCCGGCACATGGCCGGCAACCACCGCGGCCGCATCCTGATCACCTCGTCGCTGTCGGCGACCCTGCCCACCCCCTACGAGACCGTCTACGGGCCCTCCCGCGCCTTCACCCGCATGTTCGCCCTCGGACTGCGCGAGGAACTCAAGGAACACGGCGTGAGCGTCACCTGCCTCATGCCCGGAGCCACCGACAGCAACTTCCACTCCCGCGCCGGCATGAACAACACCGCCTTCGGCCCCGGCATGAAGAAGAACAGCCGCACGGAAGTCGCCCGGCAGGGCTTCCTCGCCCTGATGAACGGACGCGCCGAAGTCGTCGGCGGCGACGCCGCCACCAAGCGCACCGCCATCGAACACCGCTTCCTGCCCGAGACCTACAAGGCCGCCCGTCACGCCGGCAAGGCCAAGCCGCGCCCTGCGCGGTAA
- a CDS encoding SDR family NAD(P)-dependent oxidoreductase, with the protein MNSAPSRRPLALVTGASAGIGYELALLFARNGYDLIATGRSDNIHKVAADFEQHGAQTIAVQADLADHQGVENVWQAVAKTGRPLEAAVLNAGRSIGGAFLDTDLDDELGLIALNVTSVVHLAKHVARHMAERRRGRILITSSISATTPTPYETIYGPSRAFTFMFAESLRHELKEHGVGVTALLPGATDTDFHSRAGMDNTALGPGARKNSRRVVAQQGYDALMAGKDHVVGGDRATKRTALINRVLPEPVKAARQERFTKPRT; encoded by the coding sequence ATGAACAGCGCACCTTCCCGCCGGCCACTGGCACTGGTGACAGGCGCTTCCGCCGGCATCGGCTACGAACTCGCCCTGCTCTTCGCCCGCAACGGCTACGACCTCATCGCCACCGGTCGTAGCGACAACATCCATAAAGTAGCGGCCGACTTTGAGCAACACGGCGCCCAAACCATCGCCGTCCAGGCTGATCTCGCCGACCACCAGGGAGTGGAGAACGTCTGGCAGGCTGTCGCGAAAACCGGACGTCCGCTGGAGGCCGCCGTGCTCAACGCCGGTCGCAGCATCGGAGGAGCCTTCCTCGACACCGACCTGGACGACGAACTGGGTCTGATCGCACTGAACGTCACCTCCGTCGTCCACCTCGCCAAACACGTGGCGCGGCACATGGCCGAGCGTCGCCGCGGCCGTATCCTGATCACCTCTTCGATCTCCGCGACGACGCCCACGCCCTACGAGACCATCTATGGCCCCTCCCGGGCGTTCACCTTCATGTTCGCCGAATCACTGCGGCACGAGCTCAAGGAACACGGCGTCGGCGTCACCGCCCTGTTGCCCGGCGCCACCGACACCGACTTCCACTCCCGCGCCGGCATGGACAACACCGCTCTCGGCCCCGGAGCCAGGAAGAACAGCCGACGTGTGGTCGCACAGCAGGGATATGACGCGCTCATGGCCGGCAAGGACCATGTCGTCGGAGGGGACCGTGCCACCAAGCGGACTGCTTTGATCAACCGCGTACTGCCGGAACCCGTCAAGGCCGCCCGCCAGGAGCGCTTCACCAAACCCCGCACCTGA
- a CDS encoding FadR/GntR family transcriptional regulator has translation MDAETELLVNLLTQATADGHSGRLPTERELGARLGVSRGALRERLATLEAMGMVRRRQGSGTYLEAPDPAFARLYFNLAVRFGQISTAELERAREMLETAVVRSAAERATTEDVGRLRAQIDEMYAASSADDVERGDSADYEFHRLLYRIADNPVLDLLTDGLSAALRGLLHDRRRSAWEAEDLKAGGTPRRRVTDAVHEEIADAIAANDPEAATLAVKHHYEVWRQITGKTSD, from the coding sequence ATGGACGCGGAGACCGAACTTCTGGTGAACCTGTTGACCCAGGCCACCGCGGACGGACACTCCGGCCGACTGCCTACGGAGCGTGAACTCGGGGCCCGCCTGGGCGTGAGTCGCGGCGCTCTGCGCGAGCGGCTCGCGACCCTGGAGGCCATGGGCATGGTGCGCCGCAGGCAAGGCAGCGGCACCTATCTCGAGGCACCCGATCCGGCTTTCGCCAGGTTGTACTTCAACCTGGCCGTGCGGTTCGGCCAGATCTCCACCGCCGAACTGGAGCGGGCCAGGGAGATGCTGGAGACGGCGGTCGTACGCAGTGCGGCGGAACGCGCGACCACTGAGGACGTGGGCAGGCTGCGCGCCCAGATCGACGAGATGTACGCGGCGTCATCGGCCGACGACGTCGAACGCGGTGACAGCGCCGACTACGAATTTCACCGCCTGCTCTACCGGATCGCCGACAACCCGGTGCTGGACCTGCTCACGGACGGCCTGTCGGCGGCACTGCGCGGGCTGTTGCACGACCGCCGCCGCTCCGCCTGGGAGGCCGAAGACCTCAAGGCCGGCGGTACGCCGCGCCGCCGGGTGACCGATGCGGTCCACGAGGAGATCGCGGATGCGATCGCCGCGAACGACCCTGAGGCCGCAACGCTCGCCGTGAAGCACCACTACGAGGTGTGGCGGCAGATCACCGGCAAGACCTCGGACTGA
- a CDS encoding sugar ABC transporter substrate-binding protein codes for MTRTQCSRRRTRLRAAAFGAALSLLAAGCATSNQASSSSGDKKAGGAAKCDVTKEGNVKSSGLEAPPTKKKGQLRIGFSPTAMDTYYKRVLAGVHEGIDAAGGTSKVKLDVQAPSSQSATDDQVRSVEAWISQGYDAIAVALFNENALEPLFKKASAKGIPIFTFNSPVVCSPYYVSNIGYDQSEGGRAQAQWIVDHYKNKGTVKIAMLEGLPGPHTSERMRGFNSVISKYPNLKVVASQPAGWTRAQGLSVTENILTAHPDIDILVALYDEMALGGLEALKARNLQGKIAVVGYENMSEANAAIKKGDFAATVDTGAKQEGRNIISTIEKYVADGQHVPRTVFDNVTVYDKTNITDFNPDDYVYVPPAKKK; via the coding sequence ATGACGCGAACCCAATGTTCCAGAAGACGTACACGGCTGAGGGCCGCGGCCTTCGGGGCCGCCCTCTCCCTCCTCGCCGCAGGTTGTGCAACCTCCAACCAGGCCTCGTCGTCATCCGGCGACAAGAAGGCGGGCGGCGCCGCCAAGTGCGACGTCACCAAGGAGGGAAACGTCAAGTCCTCGGGGTTGGAGGCCCCGCCCACCAAGAAGAAGGGCCAGCTGCGGATCGGCTTCAGCCCGACCGCGATGGACACGTACTACAAGCGGGTCCTGGCCGGCGTACACGAGGGCATCGACGCCGCAGGCGGCACGTCCAAGGTCAAACTGGACGTCCAGGCACCCTCCAGCCAGTCGGCCACCGACGACCAGGTCCGCAGCGTGGAGGCGTGGATCTCGCAGGGTTACGACGCCATCGCCGTCGCCCTCTTCAACGAGAACGCCCTGGAACCGCTGTTCAAGAAGGCCTCGGCGAAGGGCATTCCCATCTTCACCTTCAACTCGCCGGTGGTGTGCAGTCCCTACTACGTCAGCAACATCGGCTACGACCAGAGCGAAGGCGGCCGGGCCCAGGCGCAGTGGATCGTCGACCACTACAAGAACAAGGGCACCGTGAAGATCGCCATGCTCGAAGGGTTGCCGGGCCCGCACACCTCGGAACGGATGCGCGGCTTCAACTCGGTGATCTCCAAGTACCCCAACCTCAAGGTGGTGGCCTCCCAGCCGGCCGGCTGGACCCGGGCCCAGGGTCTCAGCGTCACGGAGAACATCCTCACCGCCCACCCCGACATCGACATCCTGGTCGCGCTCTACGACGAGATGGCGCTCGGCGGCCTGGAGGCGCTCAAGGCGCGCAACCTCCAGGGAAAGATCGCGGTCGTCGGCTACGAGAACATGAGCGAGGCCAACGCCGCGATCAAGAAGGGCGACTTCGCCGCCACCGTCGACACCGGCGCCAAGCAAGAAGGCCGCAACATCATCAGCACCATCGAGAAATACGTGGCCGACGGCCAGCACGTGCCTCGGACGGTGTTCGACAACGTCACCGTCTACGACAAGACGAACATCACCGACTTCAACCCCGACGACTACGTCTACGTGCCCCCGGCCAAGAAGAAGTGA
- a CDS encoding sugar ABC transporter ATP-binding protein, with protein sequence MTTSAPRHTGRDPSAHDPVLDMRGITKRFGATHALRQVDLTLFPGEVLGLVGENGAGKSTIMKILSGAYRKDDGEIRIRGKAVDLRGPADAQELGIAIIYQELSLFPDLTAVENIFVRHEKCRGGRPWILSPLDRGAMRDRTLDLLREDLGVVIDVDVPVSRLSLAEKQLIEIARALHSRADIIIMDEPTEALEAEERERLFATVRRLKDAGKSVIYVSHQLDQVIGLCDRITVLRDGSHVSTAPTDQVNVATIISLMIGGSLEEQYPELSPPAEETVLQVEDISLARNFEKVSFAVRRGEILGIAGLNGSGKSALVRSVYGIRPPDEGTVAVAGRQVSIRSPKDATACGLAFLPAERKTEGVFAGHSIRWNLTIAGLRRASGLRLRREPERQVTHRYTSELGVKAASGEQEITLLSGGNQQKVLLARWLAVDPDVFILEEPTRGIDVSAKADVYRHIADYARRGKSFVVVSSESPELLGICHRVLVMYEGRVAAVLDAGEATQELIAHYSVQRAEEAADE encoded by the coding sequence GTGACCACTTCAGCACCCCGTCACACGGGGCGGGACCCGTCCGCCCATGACCCCGTTCTCGACATGCGCGGCATCACCAAGCGCTTCGGTGCCACGCACGCTCTGCGGCAGGTCGATCTCACCCTCTTCCCGGGCGAAGTCCTCGGGCTCGTCGGGGAGAACGGCGCCGGCAAGTCGACCATCATGAAGATCCTCTCCGGCGCGTACCGCAAGGACGACGGCGAAATCCGCATCCGCGGCAAGGCGGTGGATCTCCGCGGGCCCGCGGACGCGCAAGAGCTGGGCATCGCGATCATCTACCAGGAGTTGTCGCTCTTCCCGGACCTCACGGCCGTGGAGAACATCTTCGTCCGGCATGAGAAGTGCCGGGGCGGACGTCCGTGGATCCTGAGTCCTCTCGACCGCGGCGCCATGCGCGATCGGACGCTCGACCTCCTCCGGGAGGATCTCGGAGTCGTCATCGACGTCGACGTCCCGGTCAGCAGGCTGAGTCTGGCGGAGAAACAGCTCATCGAGATCGCACGGGCCCTGCACTCCCGTGCGGACATCATCATCATGGACGAGCCGACCGAGGCGCTGGAGGCCGAAGAACGCGAGCGGCTGTTCGCCACCGTGCGCAGGCTCAAAGACGCCGGCAAGTCCGTCATCTACGTGTCGCACCAACTCGACCAGGTCATCGGCCTGTGCGACCGCATCACCGTGCTGCGCGACGGAAGCCACGTGTCGACGGCTCCGACGGATCAGGTGAACGTCGCCACCATCATCTCGCTGATGATCGGCGGCTCTCTCGAAGAGCAGTATCCGGAGCTGTCACCGCCGGCCGAGGAGACCGTTCTCCAGGTGGAAGACATCAGCCTGGCACGGAACTTCGAGAAGGTCAGTTTCGCTGTGAGGCGCGGCGAAATCCTCGGCATCGCCGGGCTGAACGGGTCAGGCAAGAGCGCACTCGTCAGATCCGTCTACGGAATCCGTCCACCGGACGAGGGAACCGTGGCGGTCGCCGGACGGCAGGTCTCGATCCGCAGCCCCAAGGACGCGACGGCATGCGGCCTGGCCTTCCTGCCGGCCGAGCGCAAGACGGAGGGAGTGTTCGCCGGGCACTCCATCCGCTGGAACCTGACCATCGCGGGCCTGCGGCGGGCCTCAGGGCTGCGTTTGCGCCGTGAGCCGGAACGCCAGGTGACCCACCGTTACACGAGTGAGCTGGGCGTGAAGGCTGCCTCCGGCGAGCAGGAGATCACCCTGCTCAGCGGCGGAAACCAACAGAAGGTTCTGCTCGCCCGCTGGCTCGCCGTCGATCCGGACGTCTTCATCCTCGAGGAGCCGACGCGCGGCATCGACGTCTCGGCCAAGGCCGACGTCTACCGGCACATCGCCGACTACGCGCGGCGCGGGAAGTCCTTTGTCGTGGTCTCCTCCGAGAGCCCCGAACTGCTCGGTATCTGCCACCGCGTCCTCGTCATGTACGAAGGCCGCGTCGCGGCGGTCCTGGACGCCGGCGAGGCCACCCAGGAACTCATCGCCCACTATTCCGTCCAACGTGCCGAAGAGGCCGCAGATGAGTGA